In Chloroflexi bacterium ADurb.Bin180, the genomic window CAGCACGGACTCGCGGGTATCAAAGGCCCAGCCCACGGGCGAGACGCGCATGGCCGAGCCGTTGCCCCAGCTATGGTAGGGCTGCGGGTCGTTGGAGAAGAGCCAGCGGTAGAACGAGTTGCCGTAGCCGGCATAAGGGTACTGGCGACCCAGGTCGCGGGCGCAGTCCTGGTAGGGGCGCTGCTCGAGGATGGCCCGGGCGATGGCGATGGTCATCACCGAGTCGTCGGTGAAGGTGCAGCGCGGGTCGAACAGGGGGAACTGCTTGCTCTTGCACGGGTGGAACTCGAACACGGAACCGATGATGTCGCCGGCGATTGCTCCGATCATAAGCCCTCCTGCGAGTATGGTTGATGGTCCGACACTATTATAGTCGACAACCACGACAGGGAATGACGCGGTTGGGGGTTACGCTCGGCATGGCGCGTCGCACGGTTGTGCGGAGCCAGGGCGTTGAACTCGAGCCCGTTTTGTGCTACGATGGCGGCAACCAAAGCAGCGGACACCCGGTTAAGGAGGACACGATGGTGGAAGGGAAAGGCAAAAGCAAGGCGGACCGGCTGGTGAGCAAGGCCGTGGTCAAGGTGGTGGAGGACCTGCGCGAGCTGGCGCACAAGAAAGCCAGTGCCGAGAGTGCTCAGATAGCGCTCGATGGCATGCTGGAGGGGTTTATCGAGCAGGCGCGCCAGTTCAAGGACCTCGATGGTCAAGTGGTGGAACAGCTCCAGGAGCTGACCGAGGTCTTTCCGGACAGTCCTTTGCCGTGGCTGAACCTGTCGCAGGTGTACCTGGAGCGCGACGAGTTCAAGCAGGCGAAGAAAGCGGCGGAGCAGGGCCTCAAGGTCGAGCCGGGCGAGGTGGGGCTGGTGTTCAACCGTGCCCTGGCGCTGGAAGAGATGGGCGACTATGAGGCGGCCATCGTCGGGTTCAAGCACTGCATCGAAGTGAATCCGCACTATCCCTGGGCCTACAGCAACATCGGCGATGCCTACCGCATGCTCAAGAAGTACGATCAGGCCGAGAAGCATCTGCAGGAGGCGCTCAAGATCGATCCGCATTTCGCGCCGGCGCTGCACAATCTGGCCGTTTTGTACAACGACCTTGAGCAATGGGCAGCCTGCGTGTACTATGGGCAGCAGGCGCTGCGCTACGACCCGGACAACGCCGAAACTCATCTGGCCATGGGCGATGCGCTGCTGAGCCTGAAGGAGCACGAGGCGGCGCTGCAGCACCTGGCGGCGGCCACGCTGATCAATCCCGATTTCGTCGAAGCTTACGAGTCGATGTCCGATGCCTATGCCGAGCTCGATATGTACGAGCTGTGCGTGGGGGCGGCGCGCGAGGCGCTGAAGCGAAATCCCCGGAGCTGGATGGCGCTGGCCAACATCGGCTACGGACTGGGCAGGCAGCGGCGGTTCGCTGAGGCCATCAAGGTCTACCAGGACGTGCTCAAGATGGTCTCGGACCCGGAGCGCCGCCACAAGGTGCTGTGGGAGTTGGGCTGGAACTGCTTCGAGGCGGGTCAGTACGAGCAGGCGCTGGATTATACGCAGCAGGCAATCGACAGTGCGGAGCAGCCCAAGCTGATCCTGTTCTTCAACCAGGGCCTGATGCTGCTGGCGCTGGGCAGGGTGGACGAGGCAGAAGAAGTGTACCGCCGGGCGATCGAGCGGGCTGAGGCCGAGGAAGACCAGGCGGTGCTGGCCGAAGCGAGCAAGGACCTGGGCGAGTTCCTGGCGCGCAAAGCGGTGGACATCGAGCCGGACTCGGTCATGAGCAGGTTGCTGAGGGGATAGGAGACCCGGGCGGCGGTCGGGGGCTCGCGCGGGATCTCGTCAGCATGGTGCCCGCGCGAGAGTCCCCCGCCGGCCGATGACCGTTTAGTGCGCTGGCGTCAGCCGTGGGCGGCTAGGATTTGGCCTTCCGGGCCGCCTGCGCCTTCTTGATGTTCTCGCGCCAGGCCTTGAGCTGGGCCTCGGTGGGCTTTTTGGCCTCGGGGACGTTGGGCCTGTCCCTGGCCTCAAAGATGTCTCCCTTGACCAGCTTGGGCTTGCTGCCCAGCGACGCCAGCAGCTTGCGGGCATCCTCGGTGTCGCCCACCAGGGTGTCGCCCTCCACGTGCGCATCGCTCTTCTGGATCAGCCAGGCCTGGGTGCCCCACGAGCCGCTGGCGCGCTTGCCGGCGACGCGCTGGATATGGCCCGGCTCACCGAGATCCTGGGTGCGGAAGGTGGCGAACTCGTCTTTGGGGCGCAGGACGATGCGGTAGTAGTCACCCTCTCCGGTGGAGCCCGGTTTGGCGCGTCGGCGGCCTTCGGGCTGCGCCAGGGCGCGTTCGGCTGGCGTCATCTCGCGCCAGGCTTTCTGGGCTTGCTTCACGTTCTTCTGTGCGGCCTTTTTCTGTTTCTCGGTTGGCATAGGTTGCACCTCCCTCTTGATGAGAGCATCGTGCCGCTCCCGGGCCGCCGGCAAGTTTGGTGGCTTTCACCGGCTGGCGGACAGCGATGTCTAACGCTGTTGCCCCTTTCTGGTCCCCCTCCGACCTTGCTGGCACAGTGCGCGGAAAACCTATCTTCGCCACGGCAGCAGGGCGGCGGGATCCCCGATCAGGTTGTACGTCTCCCCGATGTAGCGTGGCCGCGAGTCCGCTGCGTAGCCCGCGAGTGCGGCACGGGTCAAGTCGCCCGTACGCACCAGACTGCCATCGGTCAGAGCGGTAAAGAGCTCTTGCGACATGGCAGTGGCATCCGAGTTGAGCGCCGGGCCGGTCGGCGCCAGAACCCCCGCCATTCCCCCGTTGCCCGCGAGCGTCAGCAGCACTCCCAGGGCACGGTAGCCGGGAGTGGCATAGTCGCCGACGACGCAGGTGGCGGCGGCCATCAGCGGCAGGCGCGGCGCGTTGGTCAGCGTTGGCGCGTCCTTGCTGGTCAGGAGCTGCTCCCCGGCGAGGGTGTTCAGACCGCCGTGACCGACAAAGTGGAAGAGTCCCGCCCCCGACTGGAGCGCGGCGAGGGTCTCAGCACGGACAGCGGCTGCGGTGAGCGGTTGGCCCAGGTAGAGCCGCTGCGTGGTGAACTCGCCCGGCAGCAGGCCGGCCAGGGACTCGCTCGCGGCGGCAAAGTCGCCGGCGCGGGGATCGGCGTTGTCAGCCAGGAGCACGACCTGGCGCGACCAGCCAGCGGGGTCAGCGGCTTCGTAGGCCCGTATCTTGTCGATGTAGGCCTGGAACTCGGCGGTGGTGAGCACGGGCAGGCGGCCCAGAGCCAGCTCAGGCGAGGCATCGTTGCGGACGACGTCGGCGTAGAGGCCATCGGCCGGCACGAGCACTCCCAGCGCTCCGGTGAGGAGCGGCGGGACCAGGCAGTCTCCGTAGCCCAGGTCGTTGCGATAGTCGTAGGAGCCGGCGCCAGCCAGCAGGACGTAGGCCGGTCGTGGCGACCAGCGCGACCAGGCGTAGGACAGAAAAGCGCGGATGGCGGCCGGGTCCGGCAGGCCATAGCTGAACTCGTCATAGATGTCCTGCACGTCGACCACGCGCGTCACCAGGCCCTGGGAGGCGCGGTAGGCAGCCAGGTCGGCGGCGGGGGCGGCCAGGGCGGAGGTGGTGATAATTACATAGTGCGCACCGTTGCGACCGCGCAGCGATGAGGGTATGTCGGCGGTCAGGGTGGTGAGCCGCGGGATGACCTCGGCGGCGATGGCCAGGTAGGCGGCCCTGGCATCGTCAGGCTGGAAGGTGGCGCGGTAGGCGCCGTCCCACGGCTCGACGCGCACGGAAGTCAGGCGGCGCGGAGCGAGCGGATCGGCCAGGTTCAGCACGAGGATGTTCGGGCTGGAGAAGCCATCCACCGTCACCGCCGAGCCGGAAGCGGGTACCGGGAAGGTCAGGGCGCCATCAAGGGCACGGTACCAGCGCTGGTAGGTCAGCTCGAGCGAGTCCAGACAAAAGATGGAGTAGGGCAGGCCGCTGTCGAGCAGGGCCAGGAGCTGGACCGAGTTGTCGCCATCGGACAGGAGCGCCGAGTCCAGCGGGAAAACGGCCTGGTAGGGAGCAGTGCCGGACCAGGCGGCCTCGCCGATCACTGTGCCATTGAGTGAGAGGCGCACGTGGTGATCGCGGCCGGTGCGCGTGTTCGACAGGCCCAGCAGGCGCACGGTGAGAGTAGCCTGGCCGGTGCGAGCCGCACCATCGGAGCGCAGGCCAAAGGTGCGCGAGCCCAGTGTGGCGTTGCCGCCAACGAGCGGCAGCGACACCCAGTAGTCAACGGTCGGATCGGAAAACATGCCCAGAGCAGCCAGCTCGGCCGGGTCGGTGCGGGAGGTGGCCGCGAAGGAGGCCAGCGCGACCGGTGAGGGGATCTTGCCACCGCGGCTGGCCATGCGCCTGCCGCTGCCCTTTTGCAGCCAATAGACATTGTCGGCGGCGAATAGACTCCCCGCCGCCTGCCCGTAGAAGTAGAGCCCGGTGTTGTCGGCCGCCGCGAGCCAGGAGACGTCATTGCCCCGGCTGGAGAGCTGCAGCCCGCCGGTCTTGACCGCCTTCTGTGCTTCGGCGGAGGACAGGTTGAGGGCCGCGGCGATGTCGGCGGCTGAGACAAAGTAGAGTCCCGTGCCGCGCAGGGTCAGCCGGGCCGCCACAGGCGCGGCGGAGGCGCAGGCGTCGCCAGGCAGGTCATCGGGGGCCCCTGGCTCGAGCTCGGGGCCGGGCCTGGCCTCACTGGCGGGCGGCAGGGCCGACGGTGCGCCGCTGGTAGTCGCTTCGGGCAGGATAGGTGCCGGTGAGAGGTCGGCCGGGCGAGGCAGGCGCTCCAGGCCATCCGGCGCAGCGCCAGGGGCGGGCAGCGAGCGTGAGGCGGTCACCGCAAAGGGGCCGTAGGTGGCCGTGCCGCCGCGCATCTCGATCTCCACCAGCTCGTAGGTGCCGCTGCTGGCCGGGTTGGCCGCCGGGTCGAGCAGGCGATAGATGCCTCCAGCCCCCGAGCCGAACAGGGCCGGTACAATGGACTCGTTGACCAGGGTGCGCTGACCCGTCGCCGGGTCGTAGCGGTAGACGAAAAAGCCCAGAGTCGACACCTCGGAGGAGGTCTCCCATTCCAGCCAGACCGCGCCGTCGCGGTTGAGCGCCTCAAAGCGGTCCAGGACCACGGCGGTGGTGCCGCTGGTACCCACCTGCGAGAGCCACAGGTCGACGTCCTCCGACTCGTTGAACAGAGACTGGGCGGAACCGAGGCCGGCACTGTAGCTGGCGCTCAGTGAGTCGGCCCAGGAGATGGGTTTGGCATAGAGCAGCGTTGGCCCGGAGAAGAGGCCGGTGTTGTTCAGGTTGGTGGTGGCCCAGGCCAGGCGGAAGCCGCCGGCGTTGCCACGGGAGGCCAGGGGCGGGTCGTCGGCAGTGGAGGTGAGCTGGTAAGTGGTGTCCAGCGCACCGGTGGCCGCGTTCAGTTTCAGCGCATAGATGTTGCCGCCGCGGAAGGCATCGTTGTAGGCCAGATAGGCCAGGTAGGCAAAGCTGTTGTCGCCGGTGAGGGCAGGCGGCACGTGTTCGGATAGGCGGGTGCCGTAGGGACCCTGGGTTGCCGCCCAGGTGAGCGTGGGCAGGGTCGAGGTGGAGTAGGTGTAATAGAGCAGCGGCGTGGCGTTGGCATAGTCGGTGTAGCGGTTCCAGGCCACCCACAGGCGGCCGTTGGCATAGTGGATGGCCGGGTGGTTCTCACGGTTGGCCGTGGCGGCCACGGCGGTATTGGTGGCGTTCCAGGTGTTGGTGGCGCCGTTCCAGTACTTGACATAGACATCGGACGTGGTGCCGGAGTAGCGGAAAGCCATCCAGACGTGGTTGTTGACTGTGTCGATGGTCAGGGCGGGGTAGCGGTGCGTTCCGCCCGTGACGGCCCCGGCGGCCGTGGACCAGGTGCTGCCGTTGTTGGTTGACAGCGAGTAGTAGATGCCAGTGGTGGAGCCGGTGCCGGTGTAGTGCAGCCAGACCAGC contains:
- the aprX_3 gene encoding Serine protease AprX, giving the protein MVILSRRSVRCWISLALVLALLLPASSARPVSASPGGTRLVVLSKLDGPALPSGLTVVQDYGSFVLARVSDAQLAALPEANIADRLDDRTVISLNGRVWDSARGEPSIPPGLRAAASDPYFLIQFQGPIATEWRESLLSLGAVLLGYHPNYTYLVRMAPPLLPRARALPGVQWVGRYHPAYRLASDDEFAIAPVDNGRLAVEVITFESEDTASLTARIAATGAGVILIENDPPVARVWATREQLAALAALPNIYRVEPYDPPRLLNDGAAQVMTTWNLRQASRNGLLQDLMGAGQTVGLVDSGLDNKTTSPNIKDFFDYTGGTTTSRVIYNANSAACGDTCTCTSSDDSANGGHGTHVAGTMVGNGYLSLLQRGLTAFATAADPSFDYGFAVGQAPEARIGVVHTSATGGGLCISAQTDWTTLYNQGARAVNNSWGGTTTTYGGNARTADYVMWTYQDYLIVASAGNAGPGPDTVSQPATAKNILAVGASGNHRSVWSPDSDTASLLTDFTSRGPITTGTSGDIRFKPDIVAPGANVLSTRTTYIDNATVGLWQNEPGDGDEDGHLDYAWSGGTSMSSPQITGAAIIVRDYYQDIQGLSNATPPSAALLKATLLNGAVDMGYGYETNTSAPYGGRNAQGWGMANLEQSLTPLAPRSFFYDDFTNITNAAHQSTIGPDSSGDYVQYTVVVVDSSEPLKVTLTWTDYANSSSSSYAVNNLNLLVTPPSGSAYYGNNFSGAWSNNTATYDAVNNTEAVYVRNPAVGTWTVRVTLANAPTGTRQPYALVVSGGLGVTPSTSRTCSGLPSCTGRMGTSAQPYFPSLKPLSGSAEHAQAGTTSATRLRLTNWGTNADTISLSAAATTLTGGAASGFSVSFSPAGPYALSSGASVDVSAVITVGSGVASGSYDLTITAASSAGSPRQDQRVIAFNVLPAASLPNEARIDANRSVVSVTGAQVGPAFWACPTSPTTLWTAYLDASSHTNGPAAVYAARSTDGGVSWTRWQISDSQGDHNFSPAIAGSADCSSVTVAWVRETSSGGTPRYNYYLHSRTYSGGAWGTIGTRDSLLNNANYMMADPAVIYDRDSADTPDILLVWLHYTGTGSTTGIYYSLSTNNGSTWSTAAGAVTGGTHRYPALTIDTVNNHVWMAFRYSGTTSDVYVKYWNGATNTWNATNTAVAATANRENHPAIHYANGRLWVAWNRYTDYANATPLLYYTYSTSTLPTLTWAATQGPYGTRLSEHVPPALTGDNSFAYLAYLAYNDAFRGGNIYALKLNAATGALDTTYQLTSTADDPPLASRGNAGGFRLAWATTNLNNTGLFSGPTLLYAKPISWADSLSASYSAGLGSAQSLFNESEDVDLWLSQVGTSGTTAVVLDRFEALNRDGAVWLEWETSSEVSTLGFFVYRYDPATGQRTLVNESIVPALFGSGAGGIYRLLDPAANPASSGTYELVEIEMRGGTATYGPFAVTASRSLPAPGAAPDGLERLPRPADLSPAPILPEATTSGAPSALPPASEARPGPELEPGAPDDLPGDACASAAPVAARLTLRGTGLYFVSAADIAAALNLSSAEAQKAVKTGGLQLSSRGNDVSWLAAADNTGLYFYGQAAGSLFAADNVYWLQKGSGRRMASRGGKIPSPVALASFAATSRTDPAELAALGMFSDPTVDYWVSLPLVGGNATLGSRTFGLRSDGAARTGQATLTVRLLGLSNTRTGRDHHVRLSLNGTVIGEAAWSGTAPYQAVFPLDSALLSDGDNSVQLLALLDSGLPYSIFCLDSLELTYQRWYRALDGALTFPVPASGSAVTVDGFSSPNILVLNLADPLAPRRLTSVRVEPWDGAYRATFQPDDARAAYLAIAAEVIPRLTTLTADIPSSLRGRNGAHYVIITTSALAAPAADLAAYRASQGLVTRVVDVQDIYDEFSYGLPDPAAIRAFLSYAWSRWSPRPAYVLLAGAGSYDYRNDLGYGDCLVPPLLTGALGVLVPADGLYADVVRNDASPELALGRLPVLTTAEFQAYIDKIRAYEAADPAGWSRQVVLLADNADPRAGDFAAASESLAGLLPGEFTTQRLYLGQPLTAAAVRAETLAALQSGAGLFHFVGHGGLNTLAGEQLLTSKDAPTLTNAPRLPLMAAATCVVGDYATPGYRALGVLLTLAGNGGMAGVLAPTGPALNSDATAMSQELFTALTDGSLVRTGDLTRAALAGYAADSRPRYIGETYNLIGDPAALLPWRR
- a CDS encoding photosystem I assembly protein Ycf3, giving the protein MVEGKGKSKADRLVSKAVVKVVEDLRELAHKKASAESAQIALDGMLEGFIEQARQFKDLDGQVVEQLQELTEVFPDSPLPWLNLSQVYLERDEFKQAKKAAEQGLKVEPGEVGLVFNRALALEEMGDYEAAIVGFKHCIEVNPHYPWAYSNIGDAYRMLKKYDQAEKHLQEALKIDPHFAPALHNLAVLYNDLEQWAACVYYGQQALRYDPDNAETHLAMGDALLSLKEHEAALQHLAAATLINPDFVEAYESMSDAYAELDMYELCVGAAREALKRNPRSWMALANIGYGLGRQRRFAEAIKVYQDVLKMVSDPERRHKVLWELGWNCFEAGQYEQALDYTQQAIDSAEQPKLILFFNQGLMLLALGRVDEAEEVYRRAIERAEAEEDQAVLAEASKDLGEFLARKAVDIEPDSVMSRLLRG